The following coding sequences lie in one Desmodus rotundus isolate HL8 chromosome 1, HLdesRot8A.1, whole genome shotgun sequence genomic window:
- the MIER3 gene encoding mesoderm induction early response protein 3 isoform X3, translating into MDGGKDFSSEIEDLEKEGSMPLEDLLAFYGCEPALPAAADSSADSSPSGLADELPDMTLDKIPGEPPSPFRSQAGRGTHILEPLPEEIAKDLLSGDDEETQSSADDLTPSVTSHEASDFFPRPLRSNTTCDGDKESEVEGIEADGGDSPEDLRKEIMIGLQYQAEIPPYLGEYAGEERGPGQEDQLLWRPGAVLESRVAEYLVEASLRTGGEKAADRGSVGALTRDNEQALYELLKCNHDVKEAIERYCCSGKASQEGMTAWTEEECRSFEHALMLFGKDFYLIQKNKVKTRTVAECVAFYYMWKKSERYDYFAQQTRFGKKRYNHHPGVTDYMDRLVDETEALGGAVSSPALTASRAEQVPEPPLNILSSFTAGDLTALAGGEAPSCGPTDGNCLDDGFPALGSAPRAQANHVPVGTEELLSLPSSGEGDCFNLFETGFYPSELNPTNMCSEESERPAKRLKMGLAVPEPFMNEVSVNNLGVDFENHTHHIASAKMAVAVADFGSLAAGETNGFISAHGLHQHAALHSE; encoded by the exons atgGACGGGGGCAAGGACTTCAGCTCGGAGATCGAAGACTTGGAGAAG GAGGGAAGCATGCCGCTGGAGGACCTGCTGGCCTTCTACGGCTGCGAGCCTGCGCTGCCTGCCGCCGCGGACTCCAGCGCAGACAGCTCCCCGAGTGGCCTTGCAGACGAGCTGCCGGACATGACCCTGGACAAA ATCCCCGGGGAGCCTCCCTCGCCTTTCCGATCTCAGGCAGGGAGAGGAACCCACATCTTGGAACCTCTTCCT GAGGAGATAGCCAAAGACCTCCTTTCCGGGGACGACGAGGAGACGCAGTCCTCCGCCGACGACCTGACCCCGTCCGTGACCTCCCACGAGGCGTCCGACTTCTTCCCGCGGCCGCTGCGAT CGAACACTACCTGTGACGGGGACAAGGAGTCAGAGGTGGAGGGCATCGAAGCAGACGGCGGTGACTCACCTGAAGATTTGAGGAAG GAAATCATGATCGGCCTGCAGTACCAGGCAGAGATCCCCCCTTACCTTGGAGAGTatgctggggaggagagag ggcccgGCCAGGAGGACCAGCTGCTCTGGCGCCCCGGCGCGGTTCTGGAGAGCAGAGTGGCGGAGTACCTTGTGGAGGCCTCGCTGAGGACCGGGGGCGAGAAGGCGGCAGACCGGGGCTCAGTGGGCGCGCTCACGCGGGACAACGAACAG GCGTTATATGAGCTTCTCAAGTGTAACCACGACGTCAAGGAAGCCATCGAGAGGTACTGCTGCAGCGGAAAGGCGTCTCAAG AGGGAATGACCGCGTGGACGGAAGAGGAGTGCCGCAGCTTCGAGCACGCACTCATGCTGTTCGGAAAGGATTTTTATCTCATACAGAAGAACAAG GTGAAGACGCGGACAGTGGCCGAGTGCGTGGCGTTCTACTACATGTGGAAGAAGTCTGAGCGCTACGATTACTTCGCCCAGCAGACCAGGTTCGGGAAGAAGCGGTACAACCACCACCCCGGCGTCAC GGACTACATGGATCGCCTGGTGGATGAGACGGAAGCTCTGGGCGGGGCAGTCAGCTCTCCGGCCTTAACCGCCAGCCGCGCTGAGCAGGTGCCCGAGCCGCCACTGAACATCCTCAGCTCCTTCACCGCCGGGGACCTGACGG ctCTAGCGGGCGGCGAGGCGCCCAGCTGCGGCCCCACGGATGGGAACTGCCTGGACGACGGTTTCCCGGCACTGGGCAGCGCGCCCCGCGCACAGGCCAACCATGTGCCGGTGGGCACCGAGGAgctgctctccctgcccagcAGCGGGGAGGGCGACTGCTTTAACTTATTTGAGACGGGGTTTTACCCCTCGGAGCTCAACCCCACGAACATGTGCAGCGAGGAGTCAGAAAGGCCTGCCAAGAGGTTGAAGATGGGCCTTGCTGTCCCCGAGCCTTTTATGAATGAGGTTTCTGTCAATAACTTGGGTGTAGACTTTGAAAATCACACGCACCACATTGCCAGTGCCAAGATGGCCGTGGCCGTGGCCGACTTCGGCAGCCTGGCCGCCGGCGAGACCAACGGCTTCATCAGCGCCCACGGCCTGCACCAGCACGCGGCCCTGCACTCCGAGTGA
- the MIER3 gene encoding mesoderm induction early response protein 3 isoform X2, with translation MAEASFGSSSPGSLSSEDHDFDPATETLVQGYDEDGALEEEEVVMDGGKDFSSEIEDLEKEGSMPLEDLLAFYGCEPALPAAADSSADSSPSGLADELPDMTLDKEEIAKDLLSGDDEETQSSADDLTPSVTSHEASDFFPRPLRSNTTCDGDKESEVEGIEADGGDSPEDLRKEIMIGLQYQAEIPPYLGEYAGEERGPGQEDQLLWRPGAVLESRVAEYLVEASLRTGGEKAADRGSVGALTRDNEQALYELLKCNHDVKEAIERYCCSGKASQEGMTAWTEEECRSFEHALMLFGKDFYLIQKNKVKTRTVAECVAFYYMWKKSERYDYFAQQTRFGKKRYNHHPGVTDYMDRLVDETEALGGAVSSPALTASRAEQVPEPPLNILSSFTAGDLTALAGGEAPSCGPTDGNCLDDGFPALGSAPRAQANHVPVGTEELLSLPSSGEGDCFNLFETGFYPSELNPTNMCSEESERPAKRLKMGLAVPEPFMNEVSVNNLGVDFENHTHHIASAKMAVAVADFGSLAAGETNGFISAHGLHQHAALHSE, from the exons ATGGCGGAG GCTTCTTTCGGGAGTTCCAGCCCAG GGTCTCTGTCCTCTGAGGACCATGACTTTGACCCCGCCACGGAGACTCTGGTACAGGGCTACGATGAAGACGGGgctctggaggaggaggaggtggtgatgGACGGGGGCAAGGACTTCAGCTCGGAGATCGAAGACTTGGAGAAG GAGGGAAGCATGCCGCTGGAGGACCTGCTGGCCTTCTACGGCTGCGAGCCTGCGCTGCCTGCCGCCGCGGACTCCAGCGCAGACAGCTCCCCGAGTGGCCTTGCAGACGAGCTGCCGGACATGACCCTGGACAAA GAGGAGATAGCCAAAGACCTCCTTTCCGGGGACGACGAGGAGACGCAGTCCTCCGCCGACGACCTGACCCCGTCCGTGACCTCCCACGAGGCGTCCGACTTCTTCCCGCGGCCGCTGCGAT CGAACACTACCTGTGACGGGGACAAGGAGTCAGAGGTGGAGGGCATCGAAGCAGACGGCGGTGACTCACCTGAAGATTTGAGGAAG GAAATCATGATCGGCCTGCAGTACCAGGCAGAGATCCCCCCTTACCTTGGAGAGTatgctggggaggagagag ggcccgGCCAGGAGGACCAGCTGCTCTGGCGCCCCGGCGCGGTTCTGGAGAGCAGAGTGGCGGAGTACCTTGTGGAGGCCTCGCTGAGGACCGGGGGCGAGAAGGCGGCAGACCGGGGCTCAGTGGGCGCGCTCACGCGGGACAACGAACAG GCGTTATATGAGCTTCTCAAGTGTAACCACGACGTCAAGGAAGCCATCGAGAGGTACTGCTGCAGCGGAAAGGCGTCTCAAG AGGGAATGACCGCGTGGACGGAAGAGGAGTGCCGCAGCTTCGAGCACGCACTCATGCTGTTCGGAAAGGATTTTTATCTCATACAGAAGAACAAG GTGAAGACGCGGACAGTGGCCGAGTGCGTGGCGTTCTACTACATGTGGAAGAAGTCTGAGCGCTACGATTACTTCGCCCAGCAGACCAGGTTCGGGAAGAAGCGGTACAACCACCACCCCGGCGTCAC GGACTACATGGATCGCCTGGTGGATGAGACGGAAGCTCTGGGCGGGGCAGTCAGCTCTCCGGCCTTAACCGCCAGCCGCGCTGAGCAGGTGCCCGAGCCGCCACTGAACATCCTCAGCTCCTTCACCGCCGGGGACCTGACGG ctCTAGCGGGCGGCGAGGCGCCCAGCTGCGGCCCCACGGATGGGAACTGCCTGGACGACGGTTTCCCGGCACTGGGCAGCGCGCCCCGCGCACAGGCCAACCATGTGCCGGTGGGCACCGAGGAgctgctctccctgcccagcAGCGGGGAGGGCGACTGCTTTAACTTATTTGAGACGGGGTTTTACCCCTCGGAGCTCAACCCCACGAACATGTGCAGCGAGGAGTCAGAAAGGCCTGCCAAGAGGTTGAAGATGGGCCTTGCTGTCCCCGAGCCTTTTATGAATGAGGTTTCTGTCAATAACTTGGGTGTAGACTTTGAAAATCACACGCACCACATTGCCAGTGCCAAGATGGCCGTGGCCGTGGCCGACTTCGGCAGCCTGGCCGCCGGCGAGACCAACGGCTTCATCAGCGCCCACGGCCTGCACCAGCACGCGGCCCTGCACTCCGAGTGA
- the MIER3 gene encoding mesoderm induction early response protein 3 isoform X1 — MAEASFGSSSPGSLSSEDHDFDPATETLVQGYDEDGALEEEEVVMDGGKDFSSEIEDLEKEGSMPLEDLLAFYGCEPALPAAADSSADSSPSGLADELPDMTLDKIPGEPPSPFRSQAGRGTHILEPLPEEIAKDLLSGDDEETQSSADDLTPSVTSHEASDFFPRPLRSNTTCDGDKESEVEGIEADGGDSPEDLRKEIMIGLQYQAEIPPYLGEYAGEERGPGQEDQLLWRPGAVLESRVAEYLVEASLRTGGEKAADRGSVGALTRDNEQALYELLKCNHDVKEAIERYCCSGKASQEGMTAWTEEECRSFEHALMLFGKDFYLIQKNKVKTRTVAECVAFYYMWKKSERYDYFAQQTRFGKKRYNHHPGVTDYMDRLVDETEALGGAVSSPALTASRAEQVPEPPLNILSSFTAGDLTALAGGEAPSCGPTDGNCLDDGFPALGSAPRAQANHVPVGTEELLSLPSSGEGDCFNLFETGFYPSELNPTNMCSEESERPAKRLKMGLAVPEPFMNEVSVNNLGVDFENHTHHIASAKMAVAVADFGSLAAGETNGFISAHGLHQHAALHSE; from the exons ATGGCGGAG GCTTCTTTCGGGAGTTCCAGCCCAG GGTCTCTGTCCTCTGAGGACCATGACTTTGACCCCGCCACGGAGACTCTGGTACAGGGCTACGATGAAGACGGGgctctggaggaggaggaggtggtgatgGACGGGGGCAAGGACTTCAGCTCGGAGATCGAAGACTTGGAGAAG GAGGGAAGCATGCCGCTGGAGGACCTGCTGGCCTTCTACGGCTGCGAGCCTGCGCTGCCTGCCGCCGCGGACTCCAGCGCAGACAGCTCCCCGAGTGGCCTTGCAGACGAGCTGCCGGACATGACCCTGGACAAA ATCCCCGGGGAGCCTCCCTCGCCTTTCCGATCTCAGGCAGGGAGAGGAACCCACATCTTGGAACCTCTTCCT GAGGAGATAGCCAAAGACCTCCTTTCCGGGGACGACGAGGAGACGCAGTCCTCCGCCGACGACCTGACCCCGTCCGTGACCTCCCACGAGGCGTCCGACTTCTTCCCGCGGCCGCTGCGAT CGAACACTACCTGTGACGGGGACAAGGAGTCAGAGGTGGAGGGCATCGAAGCAGACGGCGGTGACTCACCTGAAGATTTGAGGAAG GAAATCATGATCGGCCTGCAGTACCAGGCAGAGATCCCCCCTTACCTTGGAGAGTatgctggggaggagagag ggcccgGCCAGGAGGACCAGCTGCTCTGGCGCCCCGGCGCGGTTCTGGAGAGCAGAGTGGCGGAGTACCTTGTGGAGGCCTCGCTGAGGACCGGGGGCGAGAAGGCGGCAGACCGGGGCTCAGTGGGCGCGCTCACGCGGGACAACGAACAG GCGTTATATGAGCTTCTCAAGTGTAACCACGACGTCAAGGAAGCCATCGAGAGGTACTGCTGCAGCGGAAAGGCGTCTCAAG AGGGAATGACCGCGTGGACGGAAGAGGAGTGCCGCAGCTTCGAGCACGCACTCATGCTGTTCGGAAAGGATTTTTATCTCATACAGAAGAACAAG GTGAAGACGCGGACAGTGGCCGAGTGCGTGGCGTTCTACTACATGTGGAAGAAGTCTGAGCGCTACGATTACTTCGCCCAGCAGACCAGGTTCGGGAAGAAGCGGTACAACCACCACCCCGGCGTCAC GGACTACATGGATCGCCTGGTGGATGAGACGGAAGCTCTGGGCGGGGCAGTCAGCTCTCCGGCCTTAACCGCCAGCCGCGCTGAGCAGGTGCCCGAGCCGCCACTGAACATCCTCAGCTCCTTCACCGCCGGGGACCTGACGG ctCTAGCGGGCGGCGAGGCGCCCAGCTGCGGCCCCACGGATGGGAACTGCCTGGACGACGGTTTCCCGGCACTGGGCAGCGCGCCCCGCGCACAGGCCAACCATGTGCCGGTGGGCACCGAGGAgctgctctccctgcccagcAGCGGGGAGGGCGACTGCTTTAACTTATTTGAGACGGGGTTTTACCCCTCGGAGCTCAACCCCACGAACATGTGCAGCGAGGAGTCAGAAAGGCCTGCCAAGAGGTTGAAGATGGGCCTTGCTGTCCCCGAGCCTTTTATGAATGAGGTTTCTGTCAATAACTTGGGTGTAGACTTTGAAAATCACACGCACCACATTGCCAGTGCCAAGATGGCCGTGGCCGTGGCCGACTTCGGCAGCCTGGCCGCCGGCGAGACCAACGGCTTCATCAGCGCCCACGGCCTGCACCAGCACGCGGCCCTGCACTCCGAGTGA